The DNA sequence CGCGGGCGTGGTGGCGCAGTGCGGCGGCGATGTTGGTGACCCCGTCCAGGCGTAGCGCGGTGATGGCCAGGTTCCGCAGCGCGGCCATGGTCTGTGGCCCGGCGCCGGTACGCACTGCTGATCGGTCCTCGTCGAAGGAGACATCGCGGACCCAGTGCAGCCGGTTCTCGATGCCCCAGTGCCCGCGGATCCAGCCGGCGAGCAGCGCCGGATCAGCGTCCGCGCCGCCCAGGCTGGTGATCGCGTAGACGGTGACCACCCTCCAGCGCCCGCCGGGTCGCAGCGGGCGGCGCCGACGGATCACTCTGATCGCCTGAGCGGCGTGCGGGAAGAACTCGCCCCTGCCGTCCGGACACGGATCCAGGGCGACCACGCTGATCGTGCGGGTCTCGATCCGGCCGTGTCCACGAGCGCGTTGTTGCGTGCACGGTCCGACCGCCGACCACGGGATCCGGCGCAGCCGGGCGAGCAGACCGGGCTGGTTGGCCTTGACCGTCATGACGTAGTGCCCGCCACGTTCATACAGGTAATCGGCGTGCGTGCGCTGAGTGTGCAGGGCATCTGCGGTCACGACGACGCCATGCAGGTCCAGTCCGGACAGCACGGTCACGGCGGCAGTCAGCTCCGCAGCCTTGGCCGGGACCTGGGTCTGGGCCAGCACGACGCCGCTGGCCTGATCGATCACCGACACCAGATGTGGGAGTCCGTCGGGGGTACGGGCGCCGCGCACGGTCTTGCCGTCCAGTGCCCAGACCGGTCGCTGTTCTCGACGGGGCCGATCGACACCGGTCGGTCGTGTACCCAGCTGCGCGCTGGTCCAGGACCCCCGGGCTGCTTCCAGCGCGGCGGGATCGAGCTGCTGGAGCAGCCGGCGGATCGTCGACTCGTGTGGTACCACCAGCGCCGCGTGTTCCGGGTCGATGGCGAGCCGGTCGGCGAGTTCGATCAGCACGCCGGCGCCGACGTCACGGGCGTGTTCGGCGATCGCGGTGAACGAGCGGGCACCGGCCAGCACCGCGCACGCAGCCAGCACCAGCACCGGCAACAGGGCATGACGGACTCCGCGAGCTCGTCGCGGGTCGGGCACTTGACCGACGTGTCCGACCGTTCCGCACCACCGGGTACCGGGACCCGTTCCCGCGCCTGGGCCATCGCCCTGTGCTGGACGGCGATCGTCGTCGACGGCTACGACCTCATCGTCTACGGCACCGTGCTGCCCACCCTGATCGCCGGTGAGTGGGCGCTCGACGCGGGCACCGCGGGCTGGATCGGGTCACTGGCACTGGTCGGCATGCTCGTCGGCGCGCTGCTCGCCGGGACCGTCACCGACCGCATCGGCCGACGCCGGCTGATGATCATCTGCATCGCCTGGTTCTCGGTCGCGATGGCGCTGTGTGCCCTCGCGCCGTCGCCGGAGGTGTTCGGCCTGCTGCGGTTCGTCGCGGGCATCGGGCTGGGCGGGGTGGTGCCGACCGCGATCGCGCTGACCGTCGAGTACGCCCCGGCCGGGCGGCGCAACGCGGCGAACGCCCTGATGTTCTCCGGCTACTCCGTCGGCGGCGTCGTCGCGGCGCTGTCCGGGATCGTGCTGCTGGAGCAGCTGGGCTGGCGGGCGCTGTTCTGGATCGGCGCCGGGGTCGGCGCGGTGCTGCTCGTCGTCGTCGCGGTGGCGCTGCCGGAGTCGGTGGCCTACCTGGTCGGGCGCGGTCGCCGCGCGGAGGCGGCCGCACTGGCCGCCCGCTACGGGATGCCGGTCCCCGACGACGCCCCGCCCGGTGCCGGCCGCGCCGGGCTGCGTGCGCTGCTCGACCGCCACCACCTGCGCGGCACGCTGCTGTTCTGGGTCGGCACCGGGTTCGGGCTGCTGCTGGTCTACGGCCTCAACACCTGGCTCGCCCAGATCATGCGTCAGGCCGGCTACCCGCTGGGCGGGGCGCTGGCGTTCCTGCTGGCGCTCAACCTCGGCGCGATCGTCGGGGCGCCGCTGCTCGGGGCGCTCGCCGACCGCATCGGGCCGCGCCCGGTCGTCACCGGGATGTTCCTCACCGCGGCGGCGTCGATCCTGCTGCTGATGAACCGCTTCCCGACGCCGGTGCTGCTCGGCCTGATCGCCGTCGCCGGGGCCTGCACGATCGGCACGACGATCATCGTGAACTCCTACACCGCCACCTTCTACCCCGAGCACCTGCGCGCCGCCGGGCTCGGCTGGTCGCTGGGGATCGGCCGGATCGGGGCCATCGCGGGTCCGCTCTACGGCGGCGTCGTGATGGCGACCGGGGCCGGGTTCGCCGCGAACTTCCTCGCCTTCGCGATCCCCGCCGTGCTGGGCGCGATCGTCATGGTGCTGGTGCCGCGGGGCGCAGCCACGCACCCCTGACGGGGCACGTGCGCTGGCCGCGCGCGAGCGGCGACACCGCCGGATGATCGCCGGGAGCGGAGCGCGCAGCGCAGTGCGCCGCCCCGTGCACTCCACTCCCGGCGATCACCGACGGCCCGGCGTCACCGCCCGGACAGGCGCGAGCGCAGCCGCGCCACCGGCCCGGGGGTCGCGAGCCGGTCGGCGACCAGGAACCCCGACGCCCCGCCCAGCCCCGGACCGGGGTGGGTGGACGCGCCGATCTGCCACAGCCCGGGCACCGGCGTCGCGTGCCCGCCGGAGGTCGGCAACGGCCGCCACCAGAAGTTCTGGTCCAGCTCGGCCGACCCGGCGTAGGGGTCCCCGCGCAGCGCGTTCGGGTTGTGCGCGGCGATCGCGGTCGGGTCGAGCACGTCGACCCGACCGACGAGCTCGCGCAGGCCCGGCGCGTGCGCGGCGACCCGGTCGAGGACCCGCTCGGCGTAGCCCTGGGCGAGGGTGGCGTCCCAGCCGTCGGCGGTGTCCAGCTCGCCCGCCGCGTCGCCGACCGGGGCGAAGGGCAGCTCCTGGAGCTGCAGCCACAGCGCGGCGGCACCCTCGGGGACCCGGGTCGGGTCGAGCACGTGCTGCTGCCCCACGACGACGGTCGGCCGGCGCGGCAGCAGCCCCGCCTCCGCCTCGGCGCAGGCGATCGCGGTCGAGTCGGACCCGTCGCAGACGTGGACCAGGGAGACCTCGCGCAGCCGGGTGTCGGCCCACGGGACCGGCCCGGACAGCGTCACGTAGATCTGCATCGCGGCCCGGCCCGGGCGGTAGCGGGCGGCGGCGTCGGCCACCGGCGGCGGCACCACGGTGGGCGGGAGCAGCGAGCCGTAGAGCGCCGGCGGGGTCACCGAGGCCAGTACCGCGCGCCGCGCCCGGAACGCGAACCCGTCACCGGCGACGCCCGTCGCGCACCCGGAGGCGACCGTGACCCGCTCGACCCGGCAGCCGGTGTGCACCGCGACGCCGAGCTCGTCGAGCAGCCGCTCCCAGGCGGTGAGGAAGTGGCCCGCCCCGCCGGCGACGACCGGCAGCCCGGCACCGTGCATGGTCGCGGCGAAGATCGGGACCATGAGCCCGCCGGACGCGGAGTCCGGGGCCAGGCCGGCGTGCAGCAGCCACGGCGCCCAGAGCCGGTCGGTCTCGGGACCGGTGAACCGGGCGCGCATCCAGGACCGGCCGGAGGTCAGCGCGTCGCGGGCGTAGGTCGCCATCCCGGCGACGCCTGCGGCGCGGGCCAGCGTCGCGACCGGGCCGAGCATGCCGGGGGCGTGCAGCTCCGCACCGAGGAGCCCGCCGATCCCGGCGGCGTGCGCGCCGAACCGGTCGATCATGGCCCGGTAGGCGTCGCGGTCGGCCGCCTCGGCGAACCCGGCGACGGTCGCCTCGACCGACCGGTGGGCGAGCGCGACCGAGCCGTCGCCCGCGACCGTCGCGGTGAGCGGGCCGTCGGTGTTGGCGTAGGCGAGGCCGTGCCGGTGCAGGTCGTCGCCGAAGGCGGCGTAGGCCGGGCCGGTGACGAACAGCGGGTGCCAGCTCGACCAGGTGTCGTGGACGAACCCGTCGTGCTCCTGGGCGGCGACGAACCCACCGACCCGGTCGTGGTCCTCGACGAGCGCGACCGACCAGCCCCCACGGGCGAGTCGGGCGGCCGCGACCAGACCGTTGATGCCGCCGCCGACGACGACGGCGTCGTACGTGGCGTGCACGGCTCAGCCCTCGACCAGTGCGAGCACGCGCGCCGGGCTGCCCGAGCCGCCGATGATCGGCAGCGGGCACACCACCAGCACCGCGCCGGTGGCCGGGAGCTGGTCGAGGTTGCGCAGGCTGGTCAGCCCCCACTTGTCCGCGCCCATCAGCTCGGAGTGGCACGGGAACGCGGGCTCCAGGTTCGGCGCCTGCCCCGCGTCGGTGCCCACGGTCTCCACGCCCAGGCCGGTGATCGGGGTCTCGCGCGCCAGCCACCGCGCGCACTCCGGTGCGACGCCCGGGGTGTGCGGTCCGTTCTCGTCGGCGTTGGCGAAGGCCGCCTCGTCCTCCCCGCGGGCCGACCACCCGGTGCGCAGCAGCAGCCACCCGCCCGCGGGCAGCGGACCGTTCTCCGCCTCCCACGCCGCGACGTCGGCGATCTGCAGCAGGTAGTCGGGGTCCTTCTCGGCCTCGGCGGTCCGGTCGATCACCGCGACCGGCGCGACGAGGGTCGACAGCGGCGCCTGCGAGACGTCGAGGCCGTCCCTGCCGGTGATCCAGTGGTTGGGCGCGTCGAGGTGGGTGCCGGTGTGCTCGCCGGTGCGGATGTTGTTCCAGTACCAGGCCGGGCCGCGGTCGTCGTAGCGGGAGATCTCCTCCAGCTCGAACCGCGCGGTCTGGCCGAACGGCTCGGGCAGCTCGAGGATCGGCGTCGAGGCCTGCAGCGGGGTCGTCAGGTCGACGACCCGGACCGAGCCGGAACGCGCGGCGTCGAGCAGGGCGGAGAGGACGGACACGGGGACCTCCAGGTCGGTCGGGACGTGCCGGACAGCTTCGTCGCACCGATGCCTGTCCGGCCATCCGTTCCGCGCGGCGGCTGTCCGCTCAGGGTCAGCCGCCCAGAGGTCGGCCGCCCAGGTCAGCCGCGCAGGGTCTCCGACGGCGACTCCCCGAACCGCTCCCGGTAGGCGACGGCGAACCGGCCCAGGTACGCGAAGCCCCAGTCCGCGGCGACCTGGGACACCGTGCGCCGAGTCGGGTCGGACTCGGTGAGCTCGGCCCGCACACCGGCCAGCCGTGCCTCGCGCAGCCGCGCGGTCGGCGTGGTGTCGAGGTGGCGGCGGAAGCCCTCCTGCAGGCTGCGGACCGAGAGCCCGACGGCCTCGGCGACGTCGTCGACGGTCAGCGGCTCGCGCGCGTGCCCCTCGATCAGCGCCTCCGCGCGGCGGATCACCTTCGGCACCGCGGGCGGCGGGTCGGCCGCGGCGAGCAGCTCGTCGCTGGACGAGTGCGGCACCGCGGCGAGCAGCTGGCTCATCAGCAGCTGCTCGGCCTGGGCACGCAGCACGGGGTGGGTGAGGCCGCCGGGGCCGTCGAGGTCGGTGCGGACCATGTCCACCGTCGACAGCCAGGACCGCGCGGCCGGGGTGGTGAGGTCGACGCTGGTCGCCAGCCGCAGCGGCTTCGACGGCGGGCGGCCCAGCAGCCGGTGCAGCTGCCCGGTCAACGCCTCGCGCTCGACCCGCACGATGAGCTGCTCGTTCCCGGACTCCCAGGTCATGTCCAGGCCGGCGTCCGGGTCGGGCACCGACGCCGTGCGGGCGTCGGAGACGACCTCGGTGCCGCCGGTGCGCACCAGGGCGCGCCCGGAGAGCGGGATCTGGACCAGGACGAACGAGCGCAGCGGCTGCGGCCTGATCCGTACCGCCGCCCCGTAGGAGAGGTAGGACAGCCCGACCGCCCCGAACGCGGCCGTGTTGAACCGGACCGGCGCCGGTGTCGCGGGGTCCACCGGCTCCAGCCGGTGCGGGCAGAACACCTCGCCGACCCGCTCGCGGGCCTCCTCCAGGTCCGGCGAGTGCACCCGTCGGAAACCGCTCAGCACCTCGGTCATGGCACCTCCTCGTGCTCGACCCCGGTTCGTGCGTCCCGGCCGCGTCCCACGGACAGCGACCGCGTGGTGGGGATAGTCACGCCCACCATATAGCCAAATGATGACTGCCATCACGCGTCCGCTAGATGACCGTCATGTTTCGGAGGCTCCCATGACTGACCTGCACGGCCGCACGGTGCTGGTGACCGGCGGATCGACCCTGGTCGGGCACGGTGTCGTCCGTGCCCTGCACGCCGCCGGGGCGTCCGTCGCGATCGCCGACATCGACGAGGCCGGCGCGAAGCCGCTGCTCGACGAGCTCGGCGGGCGCGTCGCGTTCCACCGCACCGACATCACCGACGACGACGCGGTGGCCGCCACCGTCGCCTCCGTCGCCGCCCCGTCCGGCCTGCACGGCCTGGTGAACCTGGCGTGCAGCTACCTCGACGAGGGCGCCGACACCGGTCGGGCCGACTGGCTGCGCGCGCTGGAGGTCAACCTGGTCAGCGCGGTGCAGGCCGCCCGGACCGCGCGGGCCCACCTCGCGGCGGCCCGCGGCGCGGTGGTCAACCTGACCTCGATCTCGTCGAAGGTCGCCCAGACCGGGCGCTGGGTCTACCCGGCGTCGAAGGCCGCGCTGGTGCAGGTCACCCGCTCCATGGCGATGGACCTCGCCGGCGACGGCATCCGGGTCAACTCGGTCTCCCCGGGCTGGACCTGGTCGAAGATCATGGACGACCTGTCCGGCGGCGACCGTGCGCACACCGACCGCGTCGCCGCCCCGTTCCATCTGACGGCCCGCGTCGGCGACCCGGACGAGGTCGGCGCCGTCGTCGCCTTCCTGCTCTCCCCGGCCGCCTCCGCCGTCACCGGCGCCGACTGGGCCGTCGACGGCGGCTACTCGGCGATGGGTCCGGAGCAGGCCGTTCCCGCCATCCCCCAGCTCGCGACCGCTTCGGAGTGACCACCATGAAGATCGCCGTCGTCGGGGCCGGATTCGCCGGCCTCTCCTCCGCCAAGGTCCTGACCGGTTTCGGTCACGACGTCACCGTGTTCGAGAAGGCGCCGGACGTCGGCGGGGTGTGGAGCGCCAGCCGCCGCTATCCCGGCCTGACCACGCAGAACGACAAGGGCACCTACTCGCTGTCGGACTTCCCGATGCCGAAGCACTACCCGGAGTGGCCGTCCGGCCAGCAGGTGCAGGAGTACCTGGAGTCCTACGCCCGCCACTTCGGCATCCGCGACGCGGTGCGCACCGACACCGAGGTGCTCTCCGCCGAGCCGCGCGAGGGCGGCGGCTGGACCGTCACCACCGCGGGCGCGGCCGCCGGGGTGGGCGAGTTCGACCACCTCGTCGTCGCGAACGGGATCTTCTCCGAGCCGTTCCTGCCGCCGCTGCCCGGCACCGAGGAGTACCGCGCCGCGGGCGGGCGGTACTGCGCGCCGTCGGACTTCACCGACATCGACGACGCCCGCGACCGCGACGTCGTGATCGGCTACGGCAAGTCCGGCTGCGACGTGGCGGTGGCCCTGAACAGCGTGTCGCGCACGACCACCGTGGTGGCCCGCGAGCTGCTGTGGAAGATGCCCCGCCGGATCGGCGGTGCCCTGAACTACAAGTACCTGCTGCTCACCCGGCTCGGCGAGGGCCTGTTCCGCTACGCCCACCTCGCCGGCTTCGAGAAGTTCCTGCACGGCCCGGGCAAGGGCGTGCGCAACGGCATGATGTCGAGCCTGCAGGGCCAGATCGTGCGCCAGCTCGGGCTGCAGAAGCTGGGCCTGGTGCCGGGCGGGTCGCTGGAGGACATCGCGCGCTCCACGGTGTCGCTGGCCACCGACGGCTTCTACGAGGCCGTCGCCGACGGCTCGATCACCGTCCACCGCGACACGCTCATCAGCGCGCTCGGTGCCCGCGACGGCAGGCCCGTCGCGATCCTGTCCGACGGCACCGAGGTCCCGGCCGACGTGGTCGTCGCGGCGACGGGGTTCCACCAGCGGGTGCCGTTCCTCTCCCAGGACGTGCGGGACCGGCTGGTCGACGAGCGCGGCAACTTCGAGCTCTACCGCCAGATCCACCCGCACACCGTGGCGGACCTGAGCTTCTGCGGGTACAACTCCTCGTTCCTGTCCCCGCTGTCGGCCGAGGTCGCGGCGCTGTGGATCGGGGTGCACCTGGCGGGCGGGATCGATCTGCCGTCGGTGGAGCAGCGGCGCGCCTTCGTGCAGGAGCGGCTGCGGTGGATGGAGGAGCGCACCGAGGGCAAGCACGCCCGCGGTACGAACATCATCCCGTTCTCGCTGCACAACATCGACGAGATGCTCTCGGACCTGGGCGCCGGCATCGGACGGCGCCGCCGCCTGGCCGAGTGGCTGCTCCCGGTCGACCCCGGTGCGTACGCCCGGATCACCGCCGAGCTGACCGCCCGGCACGCCCCGCTCACTGCGGCCGGGGCGGACCGGCGGACGGGGGCCCCGCTGCGGGCCGCCGGGTGACGAGCACCGCTCCCCGGCGACGCGCCGCACCGTCCCTCCCGGACGGTGCGGCGCGTCGCCGCGTTGCGGGGGCCGACCCGACCACCGCCCTGACCACCGCACCGACACCCCGCCGTCGGCCCGGCGCGCGGCCCGGCCGACGCTCGCGGCCGTACGATGCCGACGTGACGACCGTCGCCGAACCGGAGGAGATCCTCGCGCCCGTCCCGCCGCGCCGGCTGATCGTGTCGGTGTACGGGCTCTACGCCCGCGAACGCGGCGGCGCCCTGTCGGTGTCGTCGCTGGTGCGCCTGCTCGGCGGGCTCGGGGTCGACGGCCAGGCCGTGCGCTCGGCGGTGTCGAGGCTGAAGCGGCGTGGTCTGCTGGAGCCGCAGAAGGTCGGCGGCGCCGCCGGGTACCGGCTGTCGGCCGCGCTGGCCGACGTGCTCGCCGAGGGCGACGAGCGGATCTTCTCCCGGCGCCGCGCCGGTGCCGGGGAGGGCTGGATGCTGGTGGCCTTCTCGGTGCCCGAATCGGCCCGTGACCAGCGTCATCAGCTGCGCAGCCTGCTGATCCGGCTCGGCCTGGGCACCGTGGCTCCCGGCCTGTGGGTCGCGCCGGCGCACCTGGAGGCCGAGGTCTCGCACGCGCTGGACCGCGCCGGTCTGCGCGGGTACACCGAGCTGTTCCGCAGCCGGCACGTCGCCGGACGCCCACTGCGCGAGACCGTCGCGTCCTGGTGGGACCTCGACGCCCTCGCCGCGCAGTACTCGGCGTTCGTCGCCCGCCACGAGCCGGTGCTGCGCGCCTGGCGCGACGCCGACGGCACCGCCGAGCAGGCCTTCGCCGACTACGTGACGCTGGTGACCGTCTGGCGACGCCTCCCCTACCTCGACCCGGGCCTGCCGCTGGAGGCGCTGCCCGAGAACTGGGTCGGCGACCGCGCCGAGGACCTGTTCGGCGACCTGCGGGCCCGCCTGGCCGGCCCGGCACGGGAGCACGTCAGCAGCGTCCTGGACTCCTGAGCCTCCGGGAACCGCGCCGTGCGTCCGGCGGCCTGCGTGGGCAGCGCTGTCGCGCCCACCGGCCACGGGCCCCGTGCGTCGCCGGAGCAGGGACGGACCGTCGCCCGGCAGGACGATCACGGGCAGGCGCCCGGCGGAGCGACCGCGCGGGCAGGAGGTCGAACGATTCGCTTACCCGGTAAGCGAGTTCACCGAACCCCCTGGTCCGGCACGCTCCACCCGGCCACGGAACACCTCCACCCACACCGGAGCGCCGGGCCCGGTGGTCCGGACCCGGCGCGCGCGGGCGGGTGGCCGCGGTCAGACCCGGCGCGCCGCGACCGCCTCGATCTCGATCAGGGCCTCGGGCTGCCACAGGGCGGTGACACCGACGCCGGTCATCGCCGGGTAGGTCCGCCCGCACAGCTCCTTCCAGATCGCGCCGATCTCCCTGCCGCGGGCCTGGTAGCCCGGCACGTCGAGCAGGTAGATCCGGACCGACAGCAGGTCAGCGGGCTCGGAGCCCGCCGCACGCAGGGCGGTGATCACGTTGGTCAGGGCCTGCCGGAACTGGTGGACGATGTCGCCGTCGACGATCGTGCCGGTCGCGTCCATCGCGGTCTGGCCGGAGAGGTGCACGGTGTCGCCGTGCCGGACGGCGTGGGTGAAACCGGACGGCCTCGCGAGGGCGTCCGGGTTGATGAGCTCGACGTCGGATGCGGTGCCGGTGGTCATGTCAGTGCTTCCCCTTCTTCGACGGGACGGTGGTGGGCAGCCCGGCCCCGGACAGCTGCTGCCGCAGGGCGGCGCCGTCCTCGTCGGCCAGGGCGGCGGACCGCAGCCGGGCGAGCACCGCCGCGGCGTCGGCGCGGCCGCGCAGCTCGCCGGCGGCCCGGCAGAGCAGGGCGAAGCTGTCGTTGCCGTGGGCGTAGGTGGCGCCGTAGCCCTTGAGGACCTTCTGGCAGACGACGACCTCGGTGGCGAGGTCCGTGTCCTCGGCGGCGATCCCGAGCGCGAGCGCCGTCCACGCCTCGATCGCCTGCTGCTCCTCGACGAACCGCAGCGACCGCGGCCGCAGCGGACGCATCCGCGCCATCGTCGCGAGCATCGCGTAGCCGGTCACCGAGGTGGTGTCGAGGACCATGCCCTCACGGGTGACCCGGTCGACGGTGCGGGTGAACGCCCGCGACCGGCGCAGCACCTTGCCGAGCCGGTACGGCAGCGTGTCGGTGATCTCCTCGGCCTGCGGGTGCAGGTACTCGCGCACCTGGGACAGCTGCGCCGAGGTCACCCGGGCCTCCTCACGGACCCGTTCGAGACGGCGCTTGCGGGTCTTCTGCAGGGCGACGTGGATCGTGTCCTGGTAACACATCCACAGTGCCAGGTGCCGGGCCGCCTCGGTGGTGAGGCGGGCGGCGCCGGCCCGGTCGGGGTCGACGGCGGCGAACGCGCGGACCCGGTCGAGGTAGCGGGCGGCGTAGTCGAGGTCCTGGTAGACCCCGGTCCGCACGAGCCCGTGCAGGACCGTGGACCGCGACGCGGCCGGCAGGTCGGCGACGGTGCGGGCGAGCGGCCGCAGGTCCTCCCCCACCAGGGACTCCGGGTCGGTCGCGGCGATGTCGTTGCGCCGCGCCTGCTCGCGCTCCTTGCGCTCCTCGGCGGAGACGGGGCGGGGCCCGATCGCGATGTCGACGGTCGCCGGCGCGCGTGGCGCGGGCGGGGCGGGGGCGAGTGCGGCGGTGGCGGCGTCGAACCCGCCCGCGAACGCGGCCAGGCTCGGCTCGACGCCCTTGCCGGCGTCGCGGATGGCCTGCTCGAAGCGGTCCCGGGAGAAGGGCAGCGCCCCCGACCCGGCGAGCGCCCCGAACAGCGCCGCGGAGATCACGCTGCGGTGTTCCTCGGCGATCGCGGCGAAGTCCGCGGCGACCAGGTGCCGCGCGGCGCGGCCCGCCGCGGCGACGAGCTCGTCGGAGTCGACGCGGCCGTCACCGAGGTGCATCTTCTCGTCGATGGAGTAGACGCGGTTGGTCGAGGTGATCAGCGTGGTGCGGTCGGGGGTGGCGAAGCCGCGTTGCACGGCGCGACCGCACTCCATCAGCTCCGAGGCGACGACGACGTCGACCTCGCCGGGCGTCGGGAACACCGACAGCACCGGCTCGGCCCGGCCCGCGCCGTCGGGCGAGTCGCTCTCGGGCAGCGGGGGGTGCAGCTCGGCGTAGTAGACGGTCGCCCCGGTCCGCTGGGCGACGCCGGCGACCGAGGTGGTCTGTGCGTGGTAGCCGGCGGCCTCGGCGACGGCGACGACCCAGTCGGCGAGCACCCCGCCGCCCTCGCCGCCCATCGCGAGGATCGCGAGGGTGATCGGGCGGTTCCCGGCGTACCAGGACGCGGTGCCGGTCCGGGTCGGTGCGGGCATCACGGTGGGCATCAGGCTGCCTCCATCCGAGCGGCGCGGCGCTCCAGGCCACGTCCGACGAGGGTGATCCACCAGGACCGGACGCGGGCGCGGACCCGCTCGCCGGCCGTGGGGTTGTCGACGACGTCGGTGCGATAGAACGACGGGCACAGCACCGCCGCGTGGGCGTTGTTGCCGCAGACCCCGCACCCGACGCAGGAGTCGAGCACGGTCGCGATCGGGTCGGTGCGCAGCGGGTCCGGGTTGTCGGTGATCGTCAGCGACGGGCAGCCGGAGATCCGGATGCAGGCGTGGTCGCCGGTGCAGGTCTCCGGGTCGACGCCGAAGCGTTCGCGCACGACGCGCTCGCCGCGCTTGAGCCTGGCCGCGCGGTCCTTCTTGACCCGGCGCTGCCGGTTGAGCTGGCACTCCGACTGCATGACCAGCAGCTCGGGGCCGGGCTCCCTGCGGCGGAACGCCTTCAGGAAGGTGTCGCGGACGCGGGCCACGTCGTAGGTGTGGTCGATCGTGGTGGCGTTGGTGATGCCGAGCCCCCGGGCGGCCTTCTCGATGGGGTGCTTGGTCGAGCGGCGCTCCAGGTCTGCGTGGCTGGACAGCACGTCCTGCCCGCCGGTGGCGGCGGCGTAGTCGTTGTCGACGACCACCATGACCTGGTCGGACTTGTTGAACACCGCGTTCCCGACGCCGGACACGAGCCCGTTGTGCCAGAAGCCGCCGTCGCCCATGATCGACACGGGCCGCTTCTCGGCACCGCCGCCGGCCAGCGCGGACGAGCCCGCGGCGCCCATGCCGTAGCCCATCGTCGTCGCGCCCAGGTCGAACGGGGCATTGATGGCGAACAGGTGGCAGCCGATGTCGGCGGAGATCTGGTGCTGCCCGGTCTCGCGCTCGGCGAGCTTGAGGCCGGAGAAGATCGGGCGCTCCGGGCAGCCGGTGCACAGGCCCGGCGGGCGCGGGCGCACGACCTCGGCGGCGACCCGTGGCGCGAACGGGCTCGCCGGGTCGGCCGGGTCGCGCAGCAGCGACGGCCGGTGGGTGACGACGTCGGGGGCGTACTTGCCGAGGAACTGGTCCAGTCCGCGGGTGATGACCTGGGCGGTGTACTCGCCGCCCGCGGCCAGCATGTCCTTGCCGTGCAGCACGGTCGGGACGTCGGCACGGCGCAGGATGGCGTGCAGGTTCTGCTCGATGTAGTCGGGCTGCCCCTCCTCGACCATGATCACGGCGCGCTTGCCGGCGCAGAACTCGACGATCTCGGAGTCGACGACCGGGTAGGTCACGTTCATGACGTAGGTCGGGACGCGGGTGCGGCCGAGCGTGTCGGAGGCACCGAGCAGCTCCATCGACCGGTTCAGGGTGTTGTACAGCCCGCCCTGGACGATGATGCCCACGTCGGAGGCGGTGCCGTCACCGGGGAACAGCTCGTTGAGTCCGTGCTCCCGGATGAACTCGACCGCCCGGGGCCAGCGGTCCTCCAGCTTCTCCCGCTCGTGGGCGAACGACGCGGGCGGCAGCACGATCCGGTCGACGCTGCGCCGCGGGGCGTCCGCGGCCTGGGCGACGGTCATCGGCGGCCGCACGTTGTCCTTGGCGACGAACCCGCCGTGCAGGTGGCAGGACCGCAGCCGCAGCTCCAGGAAGACCGGGGTGTTCGACGCCTCGGACAGCGCGAACCCGGATTCCACCGCGTTCACGATCGCGGTCGTGTCGGCGCGCGGGTCGAGCAGCCACATCTGCGACTTCATCGCGAACGCGTGCACCCGCTCCTGCATGATCGAGGAGCCCTCGCCGTAGTCCTCGCCGAGGATCACCAGCGCACCACCGGTGACCCCGCCCGAGGCGAGGTTGGCCAGGGCGTCGGAGGCGACGTTCGTGCCGACCGGGGACTTGAAGGTGATCGCGCCGCGCAGCGGGTGGTGCACCGACGCGGCCAGCATGGCCGCGGCCGTCGCCTCGGAGGCGGAGTTCTCGAACCGGACGTCGAGCTCGTCGAGGATCTCGCGGGCGTCGCCGAGGACGTCCATGAGGTGCGAGATCGGCGCGCCCTGGTAGCCGCCGACGTAGGCGACGCCGGACT is a window from the Pseudonocardia sp. HH130629-09 genome containing:
- a CDS encoding ISAs1 family transposase, giving the protein MLVLAACAVLAGARSFTAIAEHARDVGAGVLIELADRLAIDPEHAALVVPHESTIRRLLQQLDPAALEAARGSWTSAQLGTRPTGVDRPRREQRPVWALDGKTVRGARTPDGLPHLVSVIDQASGVVLAQTQVPAKAAELTAAVTVLSGLDLHGVVVTADALHTQRTHADYLYERGGHYVMTVKANQPGLLARLRRIPWSAVGPCTQQRARGHGRIETRTISVVALDPCPDGRGEFFPHAAQAIRVIRRRRPLRPGGRWRVVTVYAITSLGGADADPALLAGWIRGHWGIENRLHWVRDVSFDEDRSAVRTGAGPQTMAALRNLAITALRLDGVTNIAAALRHHARDASRALHTYKIT
- a CDS encoding MFS transporter is translated as MTDSASSSRVGHLTDVSDRSAPPGTGTRSRAWAIALCWTAIVVDGYDLIVYGTVLPTLIAGEWALDAGTAGWIGSLALVGMLVGALLAGTVTDRIGRRRLMIICIAWFSVAMALCALAPSPEVFGLLRFVAGIGLGGVVPTAIALTVEYAPAGRRNAANALMFSGYSVGGVVAALSGIVLLEQLGWRALFWIGAGVGAVLLVVVAVALPESVAYLVGRGRRAEAAALAARYGMPVPDDAPPGAGRAGLRALLDRHHLRGTLLFWVGTGFGLLLVYGLNTWLAQIMRQAGYPLGGALAFLLALNLGAIVGAPLLGALADRIGPRPVVTGMFLTAAASILLLMNRFPTPVLLGLIAVAGACTIGTTIIVNSYTATFYPEHLRAAGLGWSLGIGRIGAIAGPLYGGVVMATGAGFAANFLAFAIPAVLGAIVMVLVPRGAATHP
- a CDS encoding phytoene desaturase family protein; its protein translation is MHATYDAVVVGGGINGLVAAARLARGGWSVALVEDHDRVGGFVAAQEHDGFVHDTWSSWHPLFVTGPAYAAFGDDLHRHGLAYANTDGPLTATVAGDGSVALAHRSVEATVAGFAEAADRDAYRAMIDRFGAHAAGIGGLLGAELHAPGMLGPVATLARAAGVAGMATYARDALTSGRSWMRARFTGPETDRLWAPWLLHAGLAPDSASGGLMVPIFAATMHGAGLPVVAGGAGHFLTAWERLLDELGVAVHTGCRVERVTVASGCATGVAGDGFAFRARRAVLASVTPPALYGSLLPPTVVPPPVADAAARYRPGRAAMQIYVTLSGPVPWADTRLREVSLVHVCDGSDSTAIACAEAEAGLLPRRPTVVVGQQHVLDPTRVPEGAAALWLQLQELPFAPVGDAAGELDTADGWDATLAQGYAERVLDRVAAHAPGLRELVGRVDVLDPTAIAAHNPNALRGDPYAGSAELDQNFWWRPLPTSGGHATPVPGLWQIGASTHPGPGLGGASGFLVADRLATPGPVARLRSRLSGR
- a CDS encoding cyclase family protein, producing MSVLSALLDAARSGSVRVVDLTTPLQASTPILELPEPFGQTARFELEEISRYDDRGPAWYWNNIRTGEHTGTHLDAPNHWITGRDGLDVSQAPLSTLVAPVAVIDRTAEAEKDPDYLLQIADVAAWEAENGPLPAGGWLLLRTGWSARGEDEAAFANADENGPHTPGVAPECARWLARETPITGLGVETVGTDAGQAPNLEPAFPCHSELMGADKWGLTSLRNLDQLPATGAVLVVCPLPIIGGSGSPARVLALVEG
- a CDS encoding AraC family transcriptional regulator, whose protein sequence is MTEVLSGFRRVHSPDLEEARERVGEVFCPHRLEPVDPATPAPVRFNTAAFGAVGLSYLSYGAAVRIRPQPLRSFVLVQIPLSGRALVRTGGTEVVSDARTASVPDPDAGLDMTWESGNEQLIVRVEREALTGQLHRLLGRPPSKPLRLATSVDLTTPAARSWLSTVDMVRTDLDGPGGLTHPVLRAQAEQLLMSQLLAAVPHSSSDELLAAADPPPAVPKVIRRAEALIEGHAREPLTVDDVAEAVGLSVRSLQEGFRRHLDTTPTARLREARLAGVRAELTESDPTRRTVSQVAADWGFAYLGRFAVAYRERFGESPSETLRG